In Corynebacterium nuruki S6-4, the following proteins share a genomic window:
- a CDS encoding cytochrome c oxidase subunit 4: MKQTAKIMYALATFMLIMTVLYFVATSQLSDSSTGKGIEWAGGTGMVLATLLALFLGVYFHLTSSKTDIEPKDWEEAEIEDGAGVLGFFSASSGWPFLMAFAIMLMGYGISFFHIWLILLGAVMLVWSTIMLNLQYGLPPEKE; the protein is encoded by the coding sequence ATGAAGCAGACAGCGAAGATCATGTACGCGCTCGCGACGTTCATGCTCATCATGACGGTGCTGTACTTTGTCGCGACGTCGCAGCTCAGCGACAGCTCGACCGGGAAGGGCATCGAGTGGGCCGGTGGTACCGGCATGGTGCTGGCCACCCTGCTGGCGCTGTTCCTGGGTGTGTACTTCCACCTGACCAGCTCGAAGACGGACATCGAGCCGAAGGACTGGGAGGAGGCCGAGATCGAGGACGGTGCCGGTGTGCTCGGCTTCTTCTCGGCGAGCTCCGGCTGGCCCTTCCTGATGGCCTTCGCCATCATGCTCATGGGCTACGGAATCTCCTTCTTCCACATCTGGCTGATCCTGCTGGGCGCGGTCATGCTCGTCTGGTCGACGATCATGCTCAACCTCCAGTACGGTCTCCCGCCGGAGAAGGAGTAA